In a single window of the Paenibacillus sp. MMS20-IR301 genome:
- a CDS encoding ABC transporter substrate-binding protein: protein MKRIKLLSTFVAFSIMLAGCASSANPQTPAATTSAAGNTGTAAAVKSNLTVAYSEGGTTLDPAEANDLTSDTLVLAAYDQLVTYGIKTEDGANIANTEDIQPMLAESWEVNADNTVYTFKLKPGVTFQSGNPVDAEAVAYSFDRVAKSSSGSFLYGMTAIKSVAVKDASTVEITLTNANHNFLQIIAMYTFSIVDQKTVEAQGADYLKTNAAGSGPFTLEKWDPATEAVFTANASYWQGAPNLSKVTMKFTKEASNRVLLLDKGDVDMAIEIPPKDVESLKSNTDLTVASNASNRILFFAMNNNVKPFDNVKVRQAINYAIPYEELLSGVMYGQAKQMKSAVASNTPGFTDAGFVYEHNLDKAKELLAEAGYPDGFTFDFTLGSGFDDWEDDAVLIQAELAKIGVTMNINKLARAQFLEQQKTNNLTSYISKWTSFVNDPGYHLGFLLYGKGSSNYINYSNAEVDKLWEEANTETDTDKRNALYAQAQEIITTEAPWAYLYEYNRIVGMSNKISGYAFYPDEVIRFYPLSFTE from the coding sequence ATGAAAAGAATTAAACTGTTGTCCACATTTGTTGCGTTCTCCATCATGCTGGCCGGATGCGCAAGCAGCGCCAATCCGCAGACACCAGCTGCCACAACATCCGCGGCGGGGAATACCGGGACGGCCGCAGCTGTAAAGTCTAACCTGACGGTTGCGTATTCCGAGGGCGGTACCACGCTTGATCCGGCTGAAGCCAATGACCTCACCTCCGATACACTCGTGCTTGCCGCTTATGATCAGCTGGTCACCTACGGCATCAAAACTGAAGACGGCGCAAATATCGCTAACACAGAAGACATTCAGCCGATGCTGGCCGAGAGCTGGGAAGTAAATGCCGATAACACCGTCTATACATTCAAGCTGAAACCGGGCGTGACCTTCCAGAGCGGAAATCCGGTGGATGCCGAGGCGGTTGCGTACTCTTTTGACCGGGTGGCGAAATCCAGTTCCGGCAGTTTCCTCTACGGGATGACAGCGATCAAGTCTGTAGCAGTCAAAGATGCTTCTACAGTAGAGATCACACTGACTAATGCCAATCATAATTTCCTGCAGATTATTGCGATGTATACCTTCTCCATTGTTGATCAAAAGACGGTGGAAGCGCAGGGAGCGGACTATCTCAAGACGAACGCCGCCGGCTCCGGCCCGTTCACGCTGGAGAAATGGGACCCGGCTACCGAAGCTGTTTTCACAGCTAATGCGAGCTACTGGCAAGGTGCGCCTAACCTGAGCAAGGTAACCATGAAGTTCACGAAGGAAGCCTCTAACCGCGTGCTGCTGCTGGATAAAGGCGATGTAGATATGGCGATTGAGATTCCTCCGAAGGATGTTGAGTCACTGAAGAGCAACACTGACCTGACTGTCGCTTCGAACGCGAGTAACCGCATCCTCTTCTTCGCAATGAATAACAACGTGAAACCTTTTGATAATGTAAAAGTCCGCCAGGCGATCAATTATGCGATTCCTTACGAGGAGCTGCTGAGCGGTGTAATGTACGGCCAGGCCAAGCAGATGAAGAGCGCTGTAGCAAGCAACACGCCGGGCTTCACGGATGCAGGCTTTGTATATGAGCATAACCTGGATAAAGCCAAGGAACTGCTGGCCGAAGCAGGCTATCCGGACGGATTCACCTTTGACTTCACGCTCGGTTCCGGGTTCGATGACTGGGAAGATGATGCGGTCCTGATTCAGGCTGAGCTGGCCAAAATCGGTGTAACCATGAACATCAATAAGCTGGCCCGTGCCCAGTTCCTGGAGCAGCAGAAGACCAATAACCTGACCTCTTACATCTCCAAATGGACATCTTTCGTCAATGATCCGGGCTATCACCTCGGCTTCCTGCTGTACGGCAAAGGCTCCTCCAACTACATCAACTACTCGAACGCTGAAGTAGACAAGCTGTGGGAAGAGGCGAACACAGAGACGGATACAGACAAACGTAACGCGCTTTATGCACAGGCACAGGAAATCATTACAACGGAAGCACCTTGGGCTTATCTGTACGAGTACAACCGCATTGTCGGCATGAGCAATAAGATCAGCGGCTATGCCTTCTATCCGGATGAAGTGATCCGTTTCTATCCGCTTTCGTTCACAGAATAA
- a CDS encoding ArgE/DapE family deacylase: MTDWTGKVLEAIDAGQDQLLQLCSELIRFPSENPPGDSREISAYIIDYLQQAGIATSIHPATDTMLNLVSTLGAGAGESSGRSLIFCGHTDVVPAGDRSRWDFDPFCGDIVDGYLLGRGASDMKAGLAGLIYVTALLSRLGVPLKGDLSLLIVPDEETGGHLGVPWVLERGLITGTGAVIAEPSGPLNPTIGQKGSCWFEFTVEGTPGHGSLAPVVGDSAIVKAAKGIEALQRLWDIKADIPEEVKEIIRISQDYVKEREEDGSVAYQVFDHVTVNIGTIQGGTKVNVVADRCTIQVDSRVPFGVDYRDVLDRARSLLLEAGIESEVKGFGFQGNANWTSSEDPVVKDLVESICEVSGEEAYGVLQWASSDARHFRTHNIPVLQYGPAELSTIHNFNEKAPVWQIIQCAKVYALTALKYLGVEDTES, translated from the coding sequence ATGACTGACTGGACAGGCAAAGTGCTGGAGGCAATTGATGCCGGGCAGGATCAGCTGCTGCAGCTGTGCTCAGAGCTCATCCGTTTCCCTTCCGAGAATCCTCCGGGCGATTCGCGCGAGATCAGCGCTTATATCATTGATTATCTGCAGCAGGCAGGGATTGCTACGTCCATCCATCCGGCGACGGACACCATGCTGAATCTGGTATCCACTCTGGGTGCGGGAGCCGGGGAATCCTCCGGCAGAAGCCTGATCTTCTGCGGGCATACTGATGTTGTGCCTGCCGGTGACCGTTCCCGCTGGGATTTCGATCCGTTCTGCGGCGATATCGTTGACGGCTATCTGCTGGGCCGGGGCGCTTCGGATATGAAAGCCGGCCTGGCTGGCCTCATTTATGTAACGGCGCTGCTCTCCAGGCTCGGCGTACCGCTGAAGGGTGATTTGTCGCTTCTGATTGTGCCGGATGAAGAAACCGGCGGCCATCTCGGAGTGCCTTGGGTACTGGAGCGCGGACTTATTACCGGAACAGGGGCAGTCATTGCTGAACCTTCCGGCCCGCTGAATCCGACGATCGGGCAAAAGGGCAGCTGCTGGTTTGAGTTCACCGTTGAAGGCACACCGGGTCACGGAAGTCTGGCTCCGGTTGTCGGTGACAGCGCAATTGTCAAAGCGGCGAAGGGGATCGAGGCCCTCCAGCGGCTGTGGGATATCAAAGCGGATATTCCGGAGGAAGTGAAGGAGATCATCCGCATCTCGCAGGATTATGTGAAGGAGCGCGAAGAGGACGGCTCGGTCGCGTATCAGGTCTTCGACCATGTGACCGTGAACATCGGGACCATCCAGGGCGGGACCAAGGTGAATGTCGTCGCCGACCGCTGCACAATCCAGGTTGATTCCCGCGTGCCGTTCGGCGTAGACTACCGCGATGTGCTGGACCGTGCCCGTTCCCTGCTGCTTGAGGCCGGCATTGAATCTGAAGTGAAGGGCTTCGGCTTCCAGGGCAACGCTAACTGGACCTCGAGTGAGGACCCGGTGGTCAAGGATCTGGTAGAGAGCATCTGCGAAGTCAGCGGGGAAGAAGCCTACGGTGTGCTGCAATGGGCTTCCAGTGATGCCCGCCATTTCCGGACGCATAACATACCTGTGCTGCAATACGGCCCGGCTGAGCTGTCTACTATTCATAACTTTAACGAGAAAGCACCGGTATGGCAGATTATCCAGTGTGCGAAGGTATATGCCCTGACGGCACTTAAATACTTGGGCGTGGAAGATACCGAGAGCTGA
- a CDS encoding ABC transporter ATP-binding protein: protein MTALLEISDLRTEFKTAAGTIRAVDGISLSVRKGETLGIVGESGCGKSITSLSIMQLLPKRISRIASGHIRFEGKDMLEMPLKEVRDIRGNRIAMIFQEPMTSLNPVFKIGRQISESARYHLKLGKKEAEERAVEMLRKVGIPRPEKIAGQYAHQLSGGMRQRVMIAMAMVCNPQLLIADEPTTALDVTIQAQILDLMRELQEKEGMSILMITHDLGVVAEMCDRVVIMYAGQIVEETDVATLYSNPLHPYTRGLLASLPQLAGDSDRLTSIPGQVPNPADLPPGCRFAPRCPVAVERCTAVRPELLEIQPGHTCRCILQQEGVL, encoded by the coding sequence ATGACAGCACTGCTGGAAATATCGGATTTACGCACCGAGTTCAAAACAGCGGCGGGCACAATCCGTGCGGTGGACGGCATCAGTCTGTCAGTACGCAAAGGGGAGACGCTGGGCATTGTCGGCGAGTCCGGCTGCGGCAAAAGCATTACCTCACTGTCCATCATGCAGCTTCTGCCCAAGCGGATCAGCCGGATCGCCTCCGGCCATATCCGCTTTGAAGGCAAGGATATGCTGGAAATGCCGCTTAAGGAAGTACGGGATATCCGGGGCAACCGGATTGCGATGATCTTTCAGGAGCCGATGACCTCACTGAATCCGGTCTTCAAGATCGGCCGGCAGATATCGGAATCAGCCCGCTACCATTTGAAGCTCGGCAAGAAGGAAGCGGAGGAGCGGGCGGTTGAGATGCTGCGCAAGGTCGGCATTCCCCGCCCGGAGAAGATTGCCGGGCAGTATGCCCATCAGCTCTCCGGCGGAATGCGCCAGCGGGTGATGATTGCCATGGCGATGGTCTGCAATCCCCAGCTGCTGATTGCCGACGAGCCGACGACCGCGCTGGATGTGACGATCCAGGCGCAGATTCTCGATCTCATGCGCGAGCTGCAGGAGAAGGAGGGCATGTCCATCCTGATGATCACTCACGATCTTGGCGTAGTCGCCGAGATGTGCGACCGGGTCGTCATTATGTATGCCGGGCAGATCGTGGAGGAGACGGATGTCGCTACGCTATATAGCAATCCGCTGCATCCGTACACCCGCGGGCTGCTGGCCTCGCTTCCTCAGCTGGCCGGGGACAGTGACCGCCTGACCTCGATTCCGGGACAGGTGCCGAATCCGGCGGACCTGCCGCCGGGCTGCCGGTTCGCCCCGCGCTGTCCGGTAGCAGTGGAGCGCTGCACGGCCGTACGCCCGGAGCTGCTGGAGATCCAGCCGGGCCATACATGCCGCTGTATCCTGCAGCAGGAGGGAGTCCTATGA
- a CDS encoding dipeptide ABC transporter ATP-binding protein, giving the protein MSTILEVRNLKKHYPVRKGFFSKQVGSVKAVDGITLSVQQGETLAVVGESGCGKSTTGRAILRLIEPTDGEIIFGGTDVRKLNTEQLRRFRTDMQMVFQDPYASLDPRWSVQRILEEPLRTHGSASGSELTSRVEQLMEVVGLSPYQAHRFPHEFSGGQRQRIGIARALALNPKFIVCDEPVSALDVSIQAQVLNLMQDLQEQYGLTYMFISHDLSVVKFISDRVAVMYLGRIVELAPTASLFAKPLHPYTQALMSAVPVPDPGQKKSRIVLTGDVPNPETPPSGCAFHPRCPYAMDRCKAEAPVLKELESGHQAACHLY; this is encoded by the coding sequence ATGAGCACAATTCTTGAAGTCCGCAATCTGAAGAAGCATTATCCGGTCCGCAAGGGCTTCTTCTCGAAGCAGGTCGGATCGGTTAAAGCAGTTGACGGTATCACTTTATCTGTGCAGCAGGGAGAGACACTTGCCGTTGTCGGCGAGTCCGGCTGCGGCAAGTCGACCACCGGCCGGGCCATCCTGCGGCTGATCGAGCCGACGGACGGTGAGATCATCTTCGGCGGCACCGATGTGCGCAAGCTGAACACCGAGCAGCTGCGCCGGTTCCGCACCGATATGCAAATGGTGTTCCAGGACCCTTATGCTTCACTCGACCCCCGCTGGAGCGTCCAGCGCATTCTGGAGGAGCCGCTGCGTACGCATGGCTCCGCCTCCGGCAGTGAGCTGACAAGCAGAGTCGAGCAGCTGATGGAGGTGGTGGGCTTGTCCCCCTATCAGGCCCACCGCTTTCCCCATGAATTCTCCGGCGGCCAGCGGCAGCGGATCGGGATTGCCCGTGCGCTTGCGCTGAATCCGAAGTTCATTGTCTGCGATGAGCCGGTATCTGCTCTGGATGTCTCCATCCAGGCCCAGGTACTGAACCTGATGCAGGATCTGCAGGAGCAGTACGGTCTTACTTATATGTTCATTTCCCATGACCTGTCGGTAGTGAAATTCATCAGCGACCGGGTAGCTGTGATGTACCTTGGCCGGATTGTCGAGCTGGCGCCAACTGCATCATTGTTCGCGAAGCCGCTGCATCCGTATACGCAGGCATTGATGTCAGCCGTTCCGGTGCCGGATCCGGGACAGAAGAAGTCGCGGATTGTGCTGACCGGCGACGTGCCGAATCCGGAGACGCCGCCAAGCGGCTGCGCCTTCCATCCGCGCTGTCCCTATGCCATGGACCGCTGCAAAGCGGAAGCGCCTGTACTGAAGGAGCTGGAATCAGGGCACCAGGCGGCCTGCCATTTATATTAG
- a CDS encoding D-alanyl-D-alanine carboxypeptidase family protein yields the protein MFRRGTIVRKIRYVTLALCIAVSVLGAASGAFAEEKAKGGTGSAKSGNSAGTVTADLAPGARSAILMDAGTGTIIYEKNSHDKLPPASITKIMTMLLTVEALDEGKLQLTDKVRTSEYAASMGGSQIFLEPGEEMTVDEMLKGIAMASGNDASVAMAEKIAGSESAFVDLMNQKAEALGLKDTHFANCNGLPAENHYSSAHDIAVISRELLKHERIIKYTGSYQDYLRKDSAKPFWLVNTNKLVRFYTGADGLKTGYTSEAKFCLSATAARDGLRAVAVVLGEPNTKTRNSEVSAMFDYLFSQYKVHTIHKAGDTIGTLKIAKGVKSELPLTAKEDYTVLLKKGITQEGIRHELVLEENVKAPVAAGQTVGKLIVYQGTEVMKEYELQAGEDIAKAGWWKLFKRTTGSLFTID from the coding sequence ATGTTCAGGAGGGGAACGATTGTGAGAAAAATTCGTTATGTTACGCTTGCGCTGTGCATCGCTGTTTCGGTTCTGGGGGCAGCTTCCGGTGCGTTTGCCGAGGAAAAAGCCAAAGGCGGTACGGGCTCAGCGAAATCGGGCAATTCTGCGGGCACCGTCACTGCCGATCTTGCACCGGGAGCGCGTTCAGCGATTCTTATGGATGCCGGAACAGGCACAATTATTTATGAGAAGAACAGTCATGATAAGCTTCCGCCGGCCAGTATCACCAAAATTATGACGATGCTGCTGACCGTGGAGGCGCTCGATGAGGGCAAGCTGCAGCTGACCGACAAGGTACGGACCAGTGAGTATGCTGCTTCGATGGGCGGTTCACAGATTTTTCTGGAGCCGGGAGAAGAAATGACTGTTGATGAGATGCTGAAGGGTATCGCTATGGCTTCCGGGAATGATGCGTCAGTAGCCATGGCGGAGAAAATCGCCGGCTCAGAGAGCGCCTTCGTGGATCTGATGAACCAGAAAGCTGAAGCATTAGGCCTGAAGGACACTCATTTCGCTAATTGCAACGGTCTGCCTGCCGAGAATCATTATTCGTCTGCGCATGATATTGCTGTGATCAGCCGGGAGCTGCTGAAGCATGAGCGGATTATTAAATATACCGGCTCTTATCAGGATTACCTGCGGAAGGATTCCGCCAAACCGTTCTGGCTGGTCAATACGAACAAGCTGGTGCGTTTCTATACGGGAGCAGACGGGCTGAAGACAGGCTACACCTCCGAGGCTAAATTCTGTTTATCCGCAACTGCAGCAAGAGACGGGCTGCGCGCTGTGGCTGTTGTGCTGGGTGAGCCGAATACCAAGACCCGCAACAGCGAAGTGTCGGCGATGTTCGATTACCTCTTTTCCCAGTATAAAGTGCATACCATTCACAAAGCAGGAGACACCATCGGTACGCTGAAAATTGCGAAGGGCGTGAAGAGTGAGCTGCCGCTGACCGCGAAGGAAGACTACACAGTGCTGCTCAAAAAAGGCATTACCCAGGAGGGCATCCGCCATGAGCTGGTACTGGAGGAGAATGTGAAAGCGCCGGTGGCCGCGGGTCAGACCGTCGGGAAGCTGATTGTCTACCAGGGTACAGAGGTAATGAAGGAGTACGAGCTGCAGGCAGGCGAGGATATTGCGAAGGCGGGCTGGTGGAAGCTGTTCAAGCGCACAACCGGATCGCTTTTTACCATTGATTAA
- the spoIIAA gene encoding anti-sigma F factor antagonist produces the protein MNSHVELEHHRGVLIVRLSGELDHHAADYVRMDMDEAIMRGQVEHLILSLKELQFMDSSGLGVILGRYKLIRSKGGKMAVCDATAPVKRLLEMSGLFKIMPLYDNESTALSDLEVAL, from the coding sequence ATGAATTCACATGTGGAGTTGGAGCATCACCGGGGGGTGCTGATTGTCCGGTTGTCGGGCGAGCTGGATCATCACGCAGCCGATTATGTACGGATGGATATGGATGAAGCGATTATGCGGGGCCAGGTGGAGCATCTGATCCTCAGCCTGAAGGAATTGCAGTTCATGGACAGCTCAGGGCTTGGGGTCATTCTCGGAAGGTACAAGCTGATCCGCAGCAAGGGCGGCAAAATGGCAGTCTGCGATGCCACCGCTCCGGTGAAGCGGCTGCTGGAAATGTCGGGCCTGTTCAAAATCATGCCCCTATATGACAACGAGAGCACTGCGCTCTCCGATTTGGAGGTTGCGTTATGA
- the spoIIAB gene encoding anti-sigma F factor produces MTNSEARNFMSVQFAALSENESFARVVVAAFVSRLDPTMEELNDLKTVVSEAVTNCIIHGYDSDPAGRVSISASIDHETVHLTIEDQGRGIEDLELAQQPLYTSKPELERSGMGFTIMENFMDEFEVTSEPGRGTSITMKKTIVSKKALYN; encoded by the coding sequence ATGACAAATAGTGAAGCTCGTAACTTCATGAGCGTCCAGTTTGCCGCATTGTCGGAGAACGAATCGTTTGCGCGTGTGGTGGTTGCGGCATTTGTCTCCCGGCTTGATCCGACGATGGAGGAGCTGAACGACCTGAAGACCGTTGTATCGGAGGCAGTCACCAACTGCATTATTCACGGCTATGACAGTGATCCCGCAGGGAGGGTCAGCATCTCCGCTTCCATTGACCATGAAACGGTTCATCTGACCATCGAAGATCAGGGCCGGGGCATTGAGGATCTGGAGCTGGCCCAGCAGCCGCTGTACACATCCAAGCCGGAGCTGGAGCGGTCGGGTATGGGGTTTACCATTATGGAGAATTTCATGGATGAGTTTGAAGTAACCAGTGAGCCGGGACGCGGGACCTCCATTACAATGAAGAAAACCATCGTCTCGAAAAAAGCTTTATACAATTAG
- the sigF gene encoding RNA polymerase sporulation sigma factor SigF, protein MDAESKKAPPTYLDDAEVKRLIALSQAGDHTARDTLVNCNIRLVWSVVQRFMNRGYEPDDLFQIGCIGLLKSVDKFDLSYEVKFSTYAVPMIIGEIQRFLRDDGTLKVSRSLKEMANKVRKMKDEMSKTLDRLPTIGEVAEALGVTPEEIVFAQEANKPPTSIHETVFENDGDPITLIDQIADESQERWFDKLALNEAIGALTERERLIVYLRYYRDQTQSEVASRLGISQVQVSRLEKKILANIREQIAQ, encoded by the coding sequence ATGGATGCAGAGTCGAAAAAAGCTCCGCCGACCTACTTGGACGATGCGGAGGTCAAACGTCTAATCGCGCTCAGTCAAGCCGGGGATCATACGGCCCGCGACACGCTGGTCAACTGCAATATCCGTCTTGTCTGGTCGGTGGTACAGCGGTTTATGAACCGCGGATATGAACCGGATGATTTGTTCCAGATCGGCTGTATCGGACTGCTGAAGTCCGTTGATAAATTCGACCTCAGCTATGAGGTCAAGTTCTCCACCTATGCGGTACCGATGATTATCGGCGAGATCCAGCGCTTCCTGCGCGACGACGGCACCCTTAAGGTCAGCCGCTCGCTGAAGGAGATGGCCAACAAGGTCCGCAAGATGAAGGATGAGATGTCCAAAACGCTCGACCGCCTCCCGACCATCGGTGAGGTTGCGGAGGCACTTGGTGTAACACCGGAAGAAATCGTGTTTGCGCAGGAGGCGAACAAGCCGCCTACCTCCATCCACGAGACTGTATTCGAGAACGACGGTGATCCGATTACGCTGATTGACCAGATTGCCGACGAATCGCAGGAGCGGTGGTTCGACAAGCTGGCACTGAATGAGGCCATTGGTGCTTTGACCGAACGGGAGCGTCTGATCGTCTATTTGCGCTATTACCGCGACCAGACCCAGTCGGAAGTAGCCAGCCGCCTCGGCATCTCGCAGGTCCAGGTGTCGAGGCTGGAGAAGAAGATTCTTGCGAATATCCGTGAGCAGATTGCACAGTAG
- a CDS encoding sigma-70 family RNA polymerase sigma factor: protein MQQWVEEAQKGDGEAFRQLTERMSGMAYTVSYDMLGDTQLAEDAVQEAFTEAYVKLASLQEPAAFPGWFKTILVRQCHRLLRRRREAPLPLEAALHISGQATGVAEIAERREQARVLRSSVAELSAKLRVPLQLFYFCGYSLQEIEGYLGVPAATLKKRLYDGRRKLKGAFPVADLAAAFHLLHEGGQQMLHIVNGDVVGNMLKQGIVQGDVLVWREIYSAGPVFTDPTGTRERQLRAEVLQTTLGIPSAEYTAGCEEQERFISGFHRYDEVVLWFEHDLFDQSMLAYLLHWFKSANLGRTKLSLLCIGEFPGVERFHGLGQLTSAQLSTLSGTWQNIGQKELELGSRLWQAYASPDPLQLALLLGEYRQELEESAFSFAHTAFKTHLSRLPSVYNGLGIVEQTTLQAAADGADTPLKLFQEVTAALHQLGMGDTEFWKYLRALSAGEHPLITINGAGGFLNRKVILTPLGQQVLSGAADRVKVQGIDEWYGGLHMQGFEVPWRWDSAAELPVFIRQST, encoded by the coding sequence ATGCAGCAGTGGGTGGAGGAAGCACAAAAGGGGGATGGCGAGGCATTCCGGCAGCTGACCGAGCGGATGAGCGGAATGGCTTATACAGTATCCTACGATATGCTGGGGGATACGCAGCTGGCGGAGGACGCAGTGCAGGAAGCATTTACGGAGGCATATGTGAAGCTCGCCAGCCTGCAGGAGCCGGCGGCATTTCCGGGATGGTTCAAGACCATTCTGGTCAGGCAGTGCCACAGGCTCCTGCGCCGCAGGCGGGAGGCGCCGCTGCCGCTGGAGGCTGCGCTGCATATCTCCGGGCAAGCTACCGGCGTTGCAGAGATTGCCGAACGCCGGGAGCAGGCGCGGGTGCTGCGCAGCTCTGTGGCTGAGTTATCCGCCAAGCTGCGGGTACCGCTGCAGCTGTTCTATTTCTGCGGCTATTCACTTCAGGAGATTGAGGGGTATCTGGGGGTTCCCGCAGCAACCTTGAAGAAACGGCTGTACGACGGCAGACGCAAGCTGAAGGGCGCTTTTCCCGTGGCCGATCTTGCGGCTGCATTTCATCTGTTACATGAGGGAGGACAGCAAATGCTGCATATTGTGAATGGTGATGTGGTGGGTAATATGCTGAAGCAGGGGATCGTTCAGGGGGATGTGCTGGTGTGGAGGGAGATTTATTCTGCAGGTCCGGTATTTACCGACCCTACAGGGACACGGGAACGGCAGCTGCGGGCTGAGGTGCTTCAGACAACACTGGGAATTCCGTCGGCGGAATATACGGCAGGCTGTGAGGAGCAGGAGCGGTTCATCAGCGGCTTCCACCGCTATGACGAAGTGGTACTGTGGTTTGAGCATGACCTGTTCGACCAGAGTATGCTGGCTTATCTGCTGCACTGGTTTAAGAGCGCGAACCTTGGGCGCACGAAGCTAAGCCTGCTCTGCATCGGGGAATTTCCCGGGGTTGAACGGTTTCACGGTCTGGGCCAGCTGACCTCAGCCCAGCTCAGTACCTTATCCGGTACCTGGCAGAATATCGGACAGAAGGAGCTGGAGCTTGGAAGCAGGCTTTGGCAGGCTTATGCCTCTCCGGATCCGCTGCAGCTGGCGCTGCTGCTCGGAGAGTACAGGCAGGAGCTGGAGGAATCTGCGTTTTCTTTTGCACATACCGCGTTCAAGACCCATCTCTCCCGCCTGCCGTCTGTCTATAACGGCCTTGGCATTGTAGAACAGACAACACTTCAGGCTGCGGCTGACGGGGCGGATACTCCGCTTAAGCTGTTCCAGGAGGTTACGGCTGCTCTGCATCAGCTGGGGATGGGGGATACTGAATTCTGGAAGTATTTGCGTGCACTGTCTGCAGGTGAGCATCCCCTGATCACAATAAATGGTGCCGGCGGATTCTTGAACCGGAAAGTGATACTTACTCCGCTGGGGCAGCAGGTATTAAGCGGAGCAGCGGACAGGGTAAAGGTGCAGGGTATCGATGAGTGGTATGGCGGACTGCATATGCAGGGCTTTGAAGTACCGTGGCGCTGGGACAGTGCAGCAGAATTACCGGTATTTATCCGGCAGTCAACATAA
- a CDS encoding metallophosphoesterase family protein, producing MISDIHGCIQEFNLLLRRAAYNPQEDQLILLGDYVDRGKDSRAVVERVMQLAEDCGVIVLRGNHDQMAYDALTGQDDKRDTHWITNGGFDTMLSYCGGTASVLLRHDSSWKDYAEMKEYICREYKEQLDFLGSLPLYYETDTHLYVHAGIDPSLADWKSQRDYDFIWIREPFYNHPVTSTAKTVVFGHTSTTDLQDGPEIWFSPLGDKIGIDGGCVYGEQLNCLEIGDEGYKTYAVRLGEVE from the coding sequence ATCATCAGTGATATTCATGGCTGCATTCAGGAATTTAACCTTCTGCTGCGCAGGGCGGCATACAACCCGCAGGAAGACCAGCTGATTCTGCTTGGCGATTATGTGGACCGGGGCAAGGACAGCAGGGCTGTTGTGGAGCGGGTGATGCAGCTTGCAGAGGACTGCGGGGTTATCGTGCTGCGGGGCAATCATGACCAGATGGCTTATGATGCGCTGACAGGCCAGGATGACAAACGGGATACCCACTGGATTACCAATGGGGGCTTTGATACGATGCTGAGCTACTGCGGCGGCACCGCCTCCGTGCTGCTCCGCCATGATTCCAGCTGGAAAGATTATGCGGAGATGAAGGAATATATATGCCGGGAGTATAAGGAGCAGCTCGATTTCCTGGGCAGTCTGCCGTTGTATTATGAGACGGATACTCATTTGTATGTTCATGCAGGCATTGATCCTTCCTTGGCGGACTGGAAAAGCCAGCGGGATTACGACTTCATCTGGATCCGCGAGCCGTTCTATAATCATCCTGTAACTTCTACCGCGAAGACGGTGGTGTTCGGCCATACATCGACTACAGATTTGCAGGACGGGCCTGAAATCTGGTTCAGTCCGCTTGGGGACAAAATCGGAATCGACGGCGGCTGTGTATACGGGGAGCAGCTGAACTGTCTGGAGATCGGGGATGAAGGGTATAAGACTTATGCTGTCCGGTTGGGCGAAGTGGAATAA